Proteins encoded in a region of the Verrucomicrobiota bacterium genome:
- a CDS encoding L,D-transpeptidase, translating to MSSTQNPQVIKILVNVTSQTVEVRDPQGVVFLRLPVATSRFGLGSEEGSFKTPTGLFVVAQKMGEGLPLGAVLKGREWTGQIWSAGSPAQFAPDEDLILTRILWLQGLELQNANTMERYIYFHGTNQESLIGTPSSHGCIRLTNHDILTLFQWVTPGDMVQIA from the coding sequence ATGTCTTCCACGCAAAACCCTCAAGTCATAAAAATCCTTGTCAATGTGACCTCGCAAACAGTCGAGGTACGTGATCCGCAAGGGGTGGTTTTCCTCCGTTTGCCTGTAGCCACCTCGAGATTTGGTCTTGGCAGTGAAGAAGGAAGTTTCAAGACACCCACGGGGCTTTTTGTGGTAGCCCAGAAAATGGGGGAAGGGTTACCCCTCGGCGCAGTCCTCAAAGGCCGAGAGTGGACGGGACAAATCTGGTCGGCTGGATCTCCCGCGCAATTTGCTCCGGATGAGGATCTGATCCTGACCCGGATCCTCTGGCTCCAAGGCCTAGAGCTGCAAAATGCCAATACCATGGAGCGCTATATCTATTTCCACGGTACTAACCAAGAGTCATTGATTGGAACCCCATCTTCACACGGTTGTATCCGGCTGACGAATCATGACATCTTGACCTTATTCCAATGGGTCACACCCGGGGATATGGTGCAAATTGCGTAG
- a CDS encoding PHP-associated domain-containing protein, whose protein sequence is MWKIEFHSHCNEDPKDYISYSAEDLINVCISHGYHGLAITMHGSLLTRQAAYDYARSKNFLLIPGIEKWIEGKEVLLYNVTEQEVSGKMDFNALRNLREKRGNEIFVMAPHPYFPGKQCLHHKLTDHIDLFDAIEHCNFYLSPLNFNRKAVRVARRYNKPIVATGDIHHLPNLNRSYCLVDSPELSIPSIFNSLRENKITNTHRPIHVHELTAGITGMIHDKIRRVLGVPNH, encoded by the coding sequence GTGTGGAAAATTGAATTTCATTCCCATTGTAACGAAGACCCGAAAGATTACATATCCTATTCGGCTGAAGATCTTATTAACGTTTGTATCTCCCACGGTTACCACGGTCTCGCTATTACCATGCACGGTTCATTACTGACCCGGCAGGCCGCTTACGATTATGCTCGGAGTAAAAATTTCCTACTGATTCCTGGAATCGAGAAGTGGATCGAAGGCAAAGAAGTCCTGCTCTATAACGTCACGGAGCAGGAAGTCTCCGGAAAAATGGATTTTAATGCCCTGCGCAATTTGCGTGAAAAAAGGGGAAATGAAATTTTCGTGATGGCACCCCATCCTTACTTTCCGGGGAAACAATGCCTCCACCACAAACTCACTGATCATATCGACCTCTTCGACGCTATCGAACACTGTAATTTTTATTTAAGCCCGCTTAATTTTAACCGTAAAGCCGTGCGAGTGGCCCGGCGATACAATAAACCCATCGTCGCAACCGGTGACATCCACCATCTGCCAAACCTTAACCGGAGCTATTGCCTTGTTGATTCCCCGGAACTTTCCATCCCCTCCATTTTTAATTCCCTCCGTGAAAATAAAATCACTAATACCCACCGCCCTATCCATGTGCATGAGTTAACCGCCGGAATCACCGGAATGATCCACGATAAAATCCGGCGTGTGCTGGGTGTTCCTAACCATTAA
- a CDS encoding ABC transporter ATP-binding protein has product MKTSPIIRVLSYAKGHKRMVVLTLFCALTTTVMGFVYPNVTEIMIDRVIRAKEYHLFIPILAAAFGAFLLSDIMNGLRIIFNNTLEQRIAADLRLDLYAKLQKFSVKYFDERSTGQIMTRMQDDVVNLERVLVDGTEQGLVLALQILGVGAMLFLTNWTLALYAMIPMPFLALAVAWYTKRAHKLYSLNAKKRDNLASLLHDNIQGMRQIKTFGREDYEIKRFGERLKQYFQVVLKLMKTWAIYSPLTNFIRSTGLVIILGIGSKYVMDGRMEVGQLVKFLLFLNMFYEPINRLHPLNQLLQSARASGKRVFEILDEKPQIVDQPTAISLFGDLEVGPTTKNPYGRAKGDVRFNDVSFSYNEDKLTLHGIHFTAHAGQTIALVGPTGAGKSTLVNLLPRFHDVTGGQIMIDGRDHREYTLTALRQQIGLVSQEPFLFNGTIRDNVMYGRLDASEEDLSRSLKDANAFDFAMDFTHKLDTVVGERGVKLSVGEKQRLSIARALLKDPPILILDEATASVDTVTEALIQEALHKLMLNRTTFVIAHRLSTIKQADMILVIDDGTIIERGTHTELLALKGKYARLIEVQASI; this is encoded by the coding sequence TTGAAAACATCCCCTATCATCCGTGTCCTCTCTTATGCAAAAGGTCACAAACGAATGGTCGTCTTGACCCTTTTTTGCGCCCTGACCACGACCGTGATGGGTTTTGTCTATCCTAATGTCACGGAGATCATGATCGACCGTGTCATCCGTGCAAAAGAATATCACTTATTCATCCCGATCCTTGCCGCAGCCTTCGGCGCCTTTCTCCTCAGTGACATCATGAACGGACTGAGGATTATTTTTAATAACACTCTGGAACAACGCATCGCCGCCGATTTGCGCTTAGACCTTTATGCGAAGCTCCAGAAATTCTCCGTGAAATATTTTGACGAGCGCAGCACCGGCCAGATCATGACCAGGATGCAAGATGACGTCGTTAATCTCGAACGCGTCCTGGTCGATGGGACCGAACAAGGATTAGTCCTCGCTCTCCAGATACTCGGGGTCGGGGCCATGCTTTTCCTGACTAACTGGACATTAGCCCTCTACGCCATGATCCCCATGCCTTTTCTGGCGCTCGCTGTGGCATGGTATACAAAACGGGCCCATAAGCTTTACTCGCTCAACGCCAAAAAACGCGATAACCTCGCCTCCCTCCTCCATGATAATATCCAGGGCATGCGCCAAATCAAAACCTTCGGGCGCGAGGATTATGAAATTAAACGTTTTGGTGAACGCCTCAAACAGTATTTCCAGGTCGTCCTCAAGCTGATGAAAACCTGGGCGATTTATTCCCCTCTGACAAATTTCATCCGTTCAACCGGCCTGGTCATCATTCTCGGGATCGGATCAAAATACGTCATGGACGGACGGATGGAAGTCGGCCAGCTCGTTAAATTCCTACTTTTCCTGAATATGTTTTATGAACCAATCAATAGGCTCCATCCCCTTAACCAACTCCTCCAATCCGCTCGCGCTTCAGGAAAAAGAGTTTTTGAAATCCTCGACGAAAAACCCCAGATCGTTGACCAACCCACGGCAATCAGCCTTTTTGGGGATTTGGAAGTCGGCCCCACCACAAAAAACCCTTATGGCCGGGCAAAAGGGGACGTGCGGTTCAATGACGTTTCATTCAGTTATAACGAGGATAAACTCACTTTGCATGGCATCCATTTTACCGCCCACGCAGGTCAAACCATTGCTTTGGTCGGGCCCACAGGCGCCGGGAAATCCACACTGGTTAATTTACTCCCCCGTTTCCATGACGTGACCGGCGGTCAGATCATGATCGATGGGAGGGATCACAGGGAATATACCCTCACCGCCCTGCGCCAGCAGATCGGTCTGGTCTCACAAGAACCTTTCCTCTTTAACGGCACCATCCGTGACAATGTCATGTATGGTCGCCTGGATGCCAGCGAGGAAGATTTATCCCGATCACTCAAAGACGCTAATGCTTTTGATTTCGCGATGGATTTCACACATAAACTCGACACGGTCGTCGGGGAACGCGGGGTCAAGCTCAGCGTCGGGGAAAAACAACGCCTTTCCATCGCCCGCGCCTTACTCAAAGATCCCCCCATCCTGATCCTCGACGAGGCGACCGCTAGTGTGGATACAGTCACTGAAGCATTAATCCAAGAAGCCCTCCACAAGCTCATGCTCAACCGGACCACCTTTGTCATCGCCCACCGCCTCAGCACCATCAAACAAGCCGATATGATCCTCGTGATCGACGACGGTACGATCATTGAGCGCGGCACACATACGGAACTCCTCGCCCTCAAAGGCAAATACGCCCGCCTGATCGAAGTCCAAGCTTCGATTTAA